A region of Salvelinus alpinus chromosome 24, SLU_Salpinus.1, whole genome shotgun sequence DNA encodes the following proteins:
- the LOC139551956 gene encoding uncharacterized protein, whose translation MYVVLSASKELHLCLFRSLTIHHALFLLPVPCATNLHLSLPGGFMFKQWKERYLILTADGCMLVSRDAVSPPDQMVALQGGCEAIVEGREILDLPKLPSGGRRDCCFALILPQEKFLLLLADNAEDCSQWVNMLRKVRESVSSPMSSCRRHNASTRCITDRDPLPDPISDKDSPTPPLSDMEILSPGPRYPGPRSPGPRSPGPTSPGLISAGPNSPGPTTGDIQQKENGQKSPHMKRDKGTSRSVGCLRHGTSHDAQAVRAVYLLMGGAAASSAMGYLGACSPANPDVRPPDLPPTTDFSNLGSAGAYHSCNQTVVDSPHFHSFDFEGADSDFDAFDCGGFSF comes from the exons atgtatgtagtcCTAAGTGCCTCTAAAGAGCTTCATCTTTGTTTGTTCCGCTCTCTCACCATCCATCATGCACTCTTCCTGCTTCCTGTCCCCTGCGctaccaacctccacctctcaCTTCCAGGTGGCTTTATGTTCAAACAATGGAAGGAGAGGTACCTCATATTGACAGCTGACGGCTGTATGTTGGTGAGTCGCGATGCAGTGTCCCCTCCTGACCAGATGGTGGCATTGCAGGGGGGCTGTGAGGCCATCGTGGAGGGCAGGGAGATCCTGGACCTGCCCAAGCTGCCCTCTGGAGGACGCAGGGACTGCTGCTTTGCTCTGATCCTGCCTCAGGAGAAGTTCCTGCTGCTACTGGCTGACAACGCAGAAGACTGCAG TCAATGGGTCAACATGCTGAGGAAAGTGCGAGAG AGTGTATCGTCACCAATGTCCTCCTGTAGACGCCATAATGCTTCGACACGATGCATCACTGACAGAGACCCGCTTCCAGACCCCATTTCTGACAAAGATTCCCCAACTCCACCGCTCAGTGATATGGAGATCTTATCTCCTGGGCCAAGATACCCTGGGCCAAGATCTCCTGGGCCGAGATCTCCTGGGCCAACCTCTCCTGGCTTAATCTCTGCTGGGCCAAATTCTCCTGGGCCAACCACAGGCGACATTCAACAAAAGGAAAATG GTCAGAAATCTCCCCACATGAAGAGGGACAAAGGGACTAGTCGTTCAGTGGGCTGTCTGCGCCATGGCACCAGCCATGATGCCCAGGCAGTGAGGGCTGTGTATCTGCTGATGGGAGGGGCCGCTGCTTCCTCTGCCATGGGTTACCTGGGTGCATGCTCTCCTGCTAATCCTGACGTAAGGCCTCCTGACCTGCCGCCCACCACAGACTTCTCTAACCTGGGCTCAGCAGGGGCATACCACTCCTGCAACCAGACTGTTGTTGACTCTCCTCACTTCCACAGCTTTGACTTTGAGGGGGCAGACTCAGACTTTGATGCCTTTGACTGTGGGGGATTTTCATTCTAG
- the LOC139552614 gene encoding B9 domain-containing protein 2 produces the protein MAELHIIGQIVGASGFPQSSLFCKWGIHTGGAWRLLSGLKEGQTQVDLPQTGDMAYWSHPIDLHYTTKGLQGWPKLHLQVWHQDSFGRCQLYGYGYCHVPSSPGHHHVRCVTWRPLGSWQEQIAQTFVGGGPQLRSPDLVYSGADRYRLHTVAMGTVELELGIIMRHFDRYGVES, from the exons ATGGCAGAGTTGCACATTATCGGTCAGATCGTTGGGGCTAGCGGCTTCCCTCAGAGCAGTCTCTTCTGTAAATGGGGAATTCATACAG GAGGTGCATGGAGACTTCTCTCTGGCCTGAAGGAGGGGCAGACCCAGGTGGATTTGCCTCAGACGGGGGATATGGCATACTGGAGTCATCCCATTGATCTGCACTACACCACTAAAGGACTGCAAG GTTGGCCCAAGCTTCACCTGCAGGTTTGGCACCAGGATTCATTTGGGCGCTGTCAGCTGTATGGTTATGGATATTGCCATGTGCCCTCCAGCCCAGGGCACCACCATGTACGCTGTGTGACCTGGAGACCACTGGGATCCTGGCAAGAGCAGATAGCTCAAACCTTTGTGGGTGGCGGTCCCCAGCTGCGCTCCCCAGACCTCGTATACAGTGGGGCGGACAGATATAGGCTGCACACAGTTGCTATGGGCACTGTGGAGCTGGAGCTAGGCATCATCATGCGACACTTTGACAGATATGGTGTAGAGAGCTGA
- the LOC139552615 gene encoding transforming growth factor beta-1 proprotein isoform X3: protein MRAVCLMLTALLMLEYVCRSDTMSTCKSLDLELVKRKRIEAIRGQILSKLRLPKEPEIDQEGDTEEVPASLMSIYNSTVELSEEQVKTYIPPNPDAEEEAYFAKEVHKFNMKQSENTSKHQMLFNMSEMRSVLGTDRLLSQAELRLLIKNRGMNDGIEQRLELYRGVGDKARYLKSHFVSKEWANRWVSFDVTQTLNEWLQGAVFVQHFTGEEQGFQLKLPCDCGKTMEEFLFEISVNRRVAVCEHFTLTSVRTWAGSGSMNPRATLLTTASAPAPIYGTQKTSIPRYWLCISTTTPEPLPNPAVFHRSWSPYPLSIMWGDNTRWSSCPI from the exons ATGAGGGCAGTGTGTTTGATGCTGACTGCCTTATTGATGTTGGAATATGTGTGCCGGAGTGACACCATGTCCACCTGTAAGTCTCTGGACTTGGAGCTGGTGAAGAGGAAACGTATTGAGGCCATCCGTGGACAGATACTGAGCAAGCTGCGGCTGCCCAAGGAGCCAGAGATTGACCAGGAGGGAGACACTGAGGAGGTCCCAGCTTCCCTGATGTCCATCTACAACAGCACAGTGGAGCTGAGTGAGGAGCAGGTGAAGACGTACATACCGCCTAATCCGGATGCAGAGGAGGAGGCATACTTTGCAAAGGAGGTCCACAAGTTCAACATGAAACAAA GTGAGAACACCAGTAAGCACCAGATGCTCTTCAACATGTCTGAGATGCGGTCAGTACTGGGGACTGATCGACTGCTCTCTCAAGCTGAGCTCCGTCTCCTCATCAAGAACCGTGGCATGAACGATGGCATTGAGCAGAGGCTGGAACTCTACAGAGGAGTTGGAGATAAGGCACGTTACCTGAAGTCCCATTTTGTCTCCAAGGAATGGGCCAATCGCTGGGTGTCCTTTGATGTTACACAGACTCTGAATGAGTGGCTGCAAGGGGCTG TATTTGTGCAACACTTCACAGGAGAGGAGCAGGGATTCCAATTGAAGTTGCCTTGTGATTGTGGGAAAACAATGGAGGAATTCCTCTTCGAAATATCAG TAAATCGGAGAGTTGCTGTGTGCGAACACTTTACATTGACTTCCGTAAGGACCTGGGCTGGAAGTGGATCCATGAACCCACGGGCTACTTTGCTAACTACTGCATCGGCCCCTGCACCTATATATGGAACACAGAAAACAAGTATTCCCAG GTACTGGCTCTGTATAAGCACCACAACCCCGGAGCCTCTGCCCAACCCTGCTGTGTTCCACAGGTCTTGGAGCCCCTACCCATTATCTATTATGTGGGGAGACAACACAAG GTGGAGCAGTTGTCCAATATGA
- the LOC139552615 gene encoding transforming growth factor beta-1 proprotein isoform X4 codes for MRAVCLMLTALLMLEYVCRSDTMSTCKSLDLELVKRKRIEAIRGQILSKLRLPKEPEIDQEGDTEEVPASLMSIYNSTVELSEEQVKTYIPPNPDAEEEAYFAKEVHKFNMKQSENTSKHQMLFNMSEMRSVLGTDRLLSQAELRLLIKNRGMNDGIEQRLELYRGVGDKARYLKSHFVSKEWANRWVSFDVTQTLNEWLQGAGEEQGFQLKLPCDCGKTMEEFLFEISVNRRVAVCEHFTLTSVRTWAGSGSMNPRATLLTTASAPAPIYGTQKTSIPRYWLCISTTTPEPLPNPAVFHRSWSPYPLSIMWGDNTRWSSCPI; via the exons ATGAGGGCAGTGTGTTTGATGCTGACTGCCTTATTGATGTTGGAATATGTGTGCCGGAGTGACACCATGTCCACCTGTAAGTCTCTGGACTTGGAGCTGGTGAAGAGGAAACGTATTGAGGCCATCCGTGGACAGATACTGAGCAAGCTGCGGCTGCCCAAGGAGCCAGAGATTGACCAGGAGGGAGACACTGAGGAGGTCCCAGCTTCCCTGATGTCCATCTACAACAGCACAGTGGAGCTGAGTGAGGAGCAGGTGAAGACGTACATACCGCCTAATCCGGATGCAGAGGAGGAGGCATACTTTGCAAAGGAGGTCCACAAGTTCAACATGAAACAAA GTGAGAACACCAGTAAGCACCAGATGCTCTTCAACATGTCTGAGATGCGGTCAGTACTGGGGACTGATCGACTGCTCTCTCAAGCTGAGCTCCGTCTCCTCATCAAGAACCGTGGCATGAACGATGGCATTGAGCAGAGGCTGGAACTCTACAGAGGAGTTGGAGATAAGGCACGTTACCTGAAGTCCCATTTTGTCTCCAAGGAATGGGCCAATCGCTGGGTGTCCTTTGATGTTACACAGACTCTGAATGAGTGGCTGCAAGGGGCTG GAGAGGAGCAGGGATTCCAATTGAAGTTGCCTTGTGATTGTGGGAAAACAATGGAGGAATTCCTCTTCGAAATATCAG TAAATCGGAGAGTTGCTGTGTGCGAACACTTTACATTGACTTCCGTAAGGACCTGGGCTGGAAGTGGATCCATGAACCCACGGGCTACTTTGCTAACTACTGCATCGGCCCCTGCACCTATATATGGAACACAGAAAACAAGTATTCCCAG GTACTGGCTCTGTATAAGCACCACAACCCCGGAGCCTCTGCCCAACCCTGCTGTGTTCCACAGGTCTTGGAGCCCCTACCCATTATCTATTATGTGGGGAGACAACACAAG GTGGAGCAGTTGTCCAATATGA
- the LOC139552615 gene encoding transforming growth factor beta-1 proprotein isoform X1, with protein sequence MRAVCLMLTALLMLEYVCRSDTMSTCKSLDLELVKRKRIEAIRGQILSKLRLPKEPEIDQEGDTEEVPASLMSIYNSTVELSEEQVKTYIPPNPDAEEEAYFAKEVHKFNMKQSENTSKHQMLFNMSEMRSVLGTDRLLSQAELRLLIKNRGMNDGIEQRLELYRGVGDKARYLKSHFVSKEWANRWVSFDVTQTLNEWLQGAVFVQHFTGEEQGFQLKLPCDCGKTMEEFLFEISGMNKLRGDTETLAMKMPSKPHILLMSLPVERHSQLSSRKKRQTTTEEICSDKSESCCVRTLYIDFRKDLGWKWIHEPTGYFANYCIGPCTYIWNTENKYSQVLALYKHHNPGASAQPCCVPQVLEPLPIIYYVGRQHKVEQLSNMIVKSCKCS encoded by the exons ATGAGGGCAGTGTGTTTGATGCTGACTGCCTTATTGATGTTGGAATATGTGTGCCGGAGTGACACCATGTCCACCTGTAAGTCTCTGGACTTGGAGCTGGTGAAGAGGAAACGTATTGAGGCCATCCGTGGACAGATACTGAGCAAGCTGCGGCTGCCCAAGGAGCCAGAGATTGACCAGGAGGGAGACACTGAGGAGGTCCCAGCTTCCCTGATGTCCATCTACAACAGCACAGTGGAGCTGAGTGAGGAGCAGGTGAAGACGTACATACCGCCTAATCCGGATGCAGAGGAGGAGGCATACTTTGCAAAGGAGGTCCACAAGTTCAACATGAAACAAA GTGAGAACACCAGTAAGCACCAGATGCTCTTCAACATGTCTGAGATGCGGTCAGTACTGGGGACTGATCGACTGCTCTCTCAAGCTGAGCTCCGTCTCCTCATCAAGAACCGTGGCATGAACGATGGCATTGAGCAGAGGCTGGAACTCTACAGAGGAGTTGGAGATAAGGCACGTTACCTGAAGTCCCATTTTGTCTCCAAGGAATGGGCCAATCGCTGGGTGTCCTTTGATGTTACACAGACTCTGAATGAGTGGCTGCAAGGGGCTG TATTTGTGCAACACTTCACAGGAGAGGAGCAGGGATTCCAATTGAAGTTGCCTTGTGATTGTGGGAAAACAATGGAGGAATTCCTCTTCGAAATATCAG GGATGAACAAGCTGAGGGGAGATACAGAAACACTAGCCATGAAAATGCCATCAAAGCCTCACATTTTACTGATGTCACTTCCTGTGGAACGCCACAGCCAGCTTAGCTCTCGGAAGAAACGACAAACCACTACTGAAGAGATCTGCTCAGA TAAATCGGAGAGTTGCTGTGTGCGAACACTTTACATTGACTTCCGTAAGGACCTGGGCTGGAAGTGGATCCATGAACCCACGGGCTACTTTGCTAACTACTGCATCGGCCCCTGCACCTATATATGGAACACAGAAAACAAGTATTCCCAG GTACTGGCTCTGTATAAGCACCACAACCCCGGAGCCTCTGCCCAACCCTGCTGTGTTCCACAGGTCTTGGAGCCCCTACCCATTATCTATTATGTGGGGAGACAACACAAG GTGGAGCAGTTGTCCAATATGATTGTTAAGTCCTGCAAGTGTAGCTAG
- the LOC139552615 gene encoding transforming growth factor beta-1 proprotein isoform X2: MRAVCLMLTALLMLEYVCRSDTMSTCKSLDLELVKRKRIEAIRGQILSKLRLPKEPEIDQEGDTEEVPASLMSIYNSTVELSEEQVKTYIPPNPDAEEEAYFAKEVHKFNMKQSENTSKHQMLFNMSEMRSVLGTDRLLSQAELRLLIKNRGMNDGIEQRLELYRGVGDKARYLKSHFVSKEWANRWVSFDVTQTLNEWLQGAGEEQGFQLKLPCDCGKTMEEFLFEISGMNKLRGDTETLAMKMPSKPHILLMSLPVERHSQLSSRKKRQTTTEEICSDKSESCCVRTLYIDFRKDLGWKWIHEPTGYFANYCIGPCTYIWNTENKYSQVLALYKHHNPGASAQPCCVPQVLEPLPIIYYVGRQHKVEQLSNMIVKSCKCS, encoded by the exons ATGAGGGCAGTGTGTTTGATGCTGACTGCCTTATTGATGTTGGAATATGTGTGCCGGAGTGACACCATGTCCACCTGTAAGTCTCTGGACTTGGAGCTGGTGAAGAGGAAACGTATTGAGGCCATCCGTGGACAGATACTGAGCAAGCTGCGGCTGCCCAAGGAGCCAGAGATTGACCAGGAGGGAGACACTGAGGAGGTCCCAGCTTCCCTGATGTCCATCTACAACAGCACAGTGGAGCTGAGTGAGGAGCAGGTGAAGACGTACATACCGCCTAATCCGGATGCAGAGGAGGAGGCATACTTTGCAAAGGAGGTCCACAAGTTCAACATGAAACAAA GTGAGAACACCAGTAAGCACCAGATGCTCTTCAACATGTCTGAGATGCGGTCAGTACTGGGGACTGATCGACTGCTCTCTCAAGCTGAGCTCCGTCTCCTCATCAAGAACCGTGGCATGAACGATGGCATTGAGCAGAGGCTGGAACTCTACAGAGGAGTTGGAGATAAGGCACGTTACCTGAAGTCCCATTTTGTCTCCAAGGAATGGGCCAATCGCTGGGTGTCCTTTGATGTTACACAGACTCTGAATGAGTGGCTGCAAGGGGCTG GAGAGGAGCAGGGATTCCAATTGAAGTTGCCTTGTGATTGTGGGAAAACAATGGAGGAATTCCTCTTCGAAATATCAG GGATGAACAAGCTGAGGGGAGATACAGAAACACTAGCCATGAAAATGCCATCAAAGCCTCACATTTTACTGATGTCACTTCCTGTGGAACGCCACAGCCAGCTTAGCTCTCGGAAGAAACGACAAACCACTACTGAAGAGATCTGCTCAGA TAAATCGGAGAGTTGCTGTGTGCGAACACTTTACATTGACTTCCGTAAGGACCTGGGCTGGAAGTGGATCCATGAACCCACGGGCTACTTTGCTAACTACTGCATCGGCCCCTGCACCTATATATGGAACACAGAAAACAAGTATTCCCAG GTACTGGCTCTGTATAAGCACCACAACCCCGGAGCCTCTGCCCAACCCTGCTGTGTTCCACAGGTCTTGGAGCCCCTACCCATTATCTATTATGTGGGGAGACAACACAAG GTGGAGCAGTTGTCCAATATGATTGTTAAGTCCTGCAAGTGTAGCTAG